A genomic segment from Phragmites australis chromosome 6, lpPhrAust1.1, whole genome shotgun sequence encodes:
- the LOC133920610 gene encoding uncharacterized protein LOC133920610, with product MVKLATARECRAYSLGAGAGTASRNRWEYINAGVYVFAAVLLVGGFVGQLSPWAGSNRPGLAVAALGLVGVLAVNAHDLLAHVAGVDYRLGLAGLDRQLALVELAVPAVQIVGTVLTLVAVIFFEIQMERGYRQGLAKHGLNLLIAGPALWFLGSVHNICQVYERASGHVQLLQKSVQIPLLLGSTLFLIAGIINRHDRHSHSAFTLLGRSWAWFCLFGSLLFLAGGVLNLLKVFKTQQMNGRGLEKLRGGAQERLAMEREGKVPLILEHGRRGPAVAPPPPPPPGSYKDALVSSAS from the exons ATGGTGAAGCTGGCGACGGCGCGCGAGTGCCGCGCGTACAgcctcggcgccggcgccggcacggCGTCGCGCAACCGGTGGGAGTACATCAACGCGGGGGTGTATGTCTTCGCGGCCGTCCTCCTCGTGGGCGGTTTCGTGGGACAGCTCTCACCGTGGGCCGGGTCCAACAGGCCCGGCCTCGCGGTGGCCGCACTCGGGCTCGTCGGCGTACTGGCCGTCAACGCGCACGACCTCCTGGCCCACGTCGCAGGGGTCGACTACCGCCTCGGGCTGGCCGGGCTCGACAGGCAGCTCGCGCTCGTCGAGCTCGCCGTCCCCGCCGTGCAGATCGTCGGCACCGTGCTCACACTTGTCGCCGTCATCTTCTTCGAGATTCAG ATGGAGAGGGGATACCGTCAGGGCCTAGCGAAGCACGGCCTGAACCTGCTCATAGCCGGGCCGGCGCTGTGGTTCCTCGGGTCCGTGCACAACATCTGCCAGGTCTACGAGCGAGCCAGCGGGCACGTCCAGCTCCTGCAGAAGAGCGTCCAGATCCCGCTCCTGCTGGGGAGCACCCTGTTCCTCATCGCCGGCATCATCAACCGACATGACCGTCACAGCCACTCCGCCTTCACGCTACTG GGGAGGAGCTGGGCGTGGTTCTGCCTCTTCGGgagcctcctcttcctcgccggTGGTGTCCTGAATCTCCTCAAGGTGTTCAAGACGCAGCAGATGAACGGCCGGGGGCTGGAGAAGCTGCGCGGCGGAGCGCAGGAGCGGCTGGCCATGGAGAGGGAGGGCAAGGTGCCCCTCATCCTGGAGCACGGCAGGAGGGGCCCGGccgtggcgccgccgccgccgccgccgccggggtccTACAAGGATGCTCTCGTCAGCAGCGCCAGCTAA